The Apis mellifera strain DH4 linkage group LG8, Amel_HAv3.1, whole genome shotgun sequence genome contains a region encoding:
- the LOC411771 gene encoding cysteine sulfinic acid decarboxylase produces MPANEETLSMTSDQIRNNLLGKACDDSMQNNFDCESSGDDEEDYQNDCSRSIVKENFKEVCNYKSLPVREIHKKFMKSFVNLLLEEAVFEGTLRRNKVVEWIEPTTLHSIIDLKLSDQGCSYETLLTLAHNVIKYSVKTGHPRFINQLYSSVDPYGLLGQWLTDALNPSVYTYEVSPVFSLMEEEILREMRKIVGWKDGRSEGIFCPGGSIANGYAINLARYYKFPQSKELGLFNTGRLIIFTSRDAHYSVKKLSAFLGIGTENVYEVKTDDKGKMCITDLKIQIKKALEEDAIPLMVSATAGTTVLGAFDPLKNIAAICKNYNLWFHVDAAWGGGALMSKKYKYLLDGIELADSVTWNPHKLLAAPQQCSTLLLRHEGLLQDAHGSKASYLFQPDKFYDTSFDSGDKHIQCGRRADVLKFWFMWKAKGTRGLEKHVDRVFKLARYFTNYIKHREGFKLILEPECTNVCFWYVPPSKRQLQNEELLKALQKIGPAVKERMMKKGSMLITYQPLRELPNFFRLVLQNSGLTETDMRFFAEEIERLAIDL; encoded by the exons ATGCCCGCGAACGAAGAAACTTTGAGCATGACTTCGGATCaaataagaaacaatttaCTCGGAAAAGCTTGCGATGATAGTATGCAGAACAATTTTGATTGTGAATCTTCTGGTGATGATGAAGAGGACTATCAAAATGATTGTTCACGATCTATtgtcaaagaaaatttcaaagaagttTGTAATTACAAAAGTCTTCCGGTACGAGAAATCCATAAGAAATTCATGAAAAGCTTTGTTAATTTACTTCTGGAAGAAGCAGTTTTTGAG GGCActttaagaagaaataaagtaGTAGAGTGGATAGAACCAACAACACTCCattcaataattgatttaaaattatccgaCCAGGGATGCTCTTACGAGACACTTTTGACTCTTGCTCATAATGTGATTAAGTATAGTGTAAAAACAGGTCATCCtcgatttataaatcaattatactCCAGTGTAGATCCTTATGGTCTTCTTGGGCAATGGCTAACCGATGCCTTGAATCCGTCAGTCTATACTTATGAAGTTTCTCCAGTCTTCTCTTTGATGGAAGAGGAAATATTGCGAGAGATGAGAAAAATAGTCGGTTGGAAGGATGGTAGAAGTGAAGGAATATTTTGTCCTGGTGGTTCTATCGCCAACGGATATGCAATTAATCTGGCACGCTATTACAA ATTTCCTCAATCAAAAGAGCTAGGCTTATTCAATACTggtagattaataattttcacatcCAGAGATGCTCATTATTCTGTGAAAAAACTCAGTGCATTTTTAGGAATAGGTACTGAAAATGTCTATGAAGTGAAAACTGATGATAAAGGAAAGATGTGCATAACAGATTTGAAAATACAGATTAAAAAAGCTCTTGAAGAAGACGCAATACCTTTGATGGTCTCTGCTACAGCAGGAACCACAGTTTTAGGTGCCTTTgatcctttaaaaaatatagctgCCATCTGCAAAAACTACAATCTTTGGTTCCATGTAGATGCAGCTTGGGGAGGAGGAGCTTTGatgtctaaaaaatataaatatctattagaTGGTATTGAATTAGCAGATTCTGTTACTTGGAATCCACATAAGTTATTGGCCGCTCCGCAACAATGTTCAACATTATTGCTGCGTCATGAGGGTCTTTTACAAGATGCACATGGTTCAAAAGCCAGTTATCTCTTTCAACCAGATAAATTCTATGACACTTCTTTCGATAGTGGAGACAAACACATTCAATGTGGTCGTAGAGCAGATGTACTAAAATTTTGGTTTATGTGGAAGGCGAAGGGTACTCGAGGCTTAGAAAAACATGTGGATCGAGTTTTCAAATTAGCACGATACttcacaaattatataaaacatcgaGAAGGCTTTAAATTGATACTCGAACCTGAGTGCACCAATGTCTGTTTCTGGTACGTGCCACCTTCAAAGCGTCAGTTACAAAATGAAGAATTGTTGAAAGCTCTTCAGAAGATTGGACCAGCTGTAAAAGAGCGTATGATGAAAAAAGGATCGATGTTAATCACGTACCAACCTTTACGAGAGCTACCTAATTTTTTCAGACTTGTTTTACAGAATTCTGGATTGACAGAGACAGATATGAGATTTTTTGCAGAAGAAATCGAAAGGCTCGCCattgatttgtaa
- the LOC409369 gene encoding brain protein I3, whose product MEKQPLNPKDDKPPSYSAATAPKVNCSWQPPPGYNSTQCQESTSWPPPPGYYPSASETNSHNYVPSYGSTQSTTIIMPEIILVGGCPACRVGIMEDDFTCLGLLCAILFFPVGIICCLLLKTRRCSNCGAYFG is encoded by the exons atggaaaaacaaCCGTTAAATCCAAAAGATGATAAACCTCCGTCTTACTCAGCGGCAACTGCACCAAAAG TAAATTGTTCATGGCAACCACCACCAGGTTACAATTCCACACAATGTCAAGAATCTACTTCATGGCCTCCACCTCCAGGATATTATCCTAGTGCCAGTGAAACTAATAGTCATAACTATGTACCTTCTTATGGCTCTACACAATCAACTACAATAATTATGccagaaattattttagttgGAGGATGTCCTGCATGTAGA GTGGGCATTATGGAAGATGATTTTACATGTCTTGGACTACTATGTGCTATTCTATTCTTCCCAGTGGGCATAATTTGTTGTTTGTTATTAAAGACACGACGTTGTTCTAATTGTGGTGCATATTTTGGTTAA
- the LOC409370 gene encoding brefeldin A-inhibited guanine nucleotide-exchange protein 1 has translation MRDNSKEMFIIRALEKILADRDVKRSHLSQLRKSCETALDNLRNEIKEGSNTQVSTALPQPRSDSYVISAEKYFLPFELACQSKSPRIVVTALDCLQKLIAYGHLTGNIPDSTEPNKLLIVRIVETICGCFMGPQTDEGVQLQIIKALLTVMTSQHVEVHEGTVLLTIRTVYSVYLASRNLVNQTTARATLTQMINVIFARMETQAEEEIVRTEVESETSNMNSTNCNSGGDIETETVNHEESSIENNQEPQLIVRGILEDVVNSIIPEDSTNTTIITSEETSLDQVPIDENSDEAVAENDNMVRAKFTHVLQKDAFLVFRALCKLSMKPLPDGTPDPKSHQLRSKILSLQLLLGILQNAGPVLRSNEMFVIAIKQYLCVALSKNGVSSVPEVFELSLALFLALLARFKVHLKMQIEVFFKEIFMNILETSSSSFEHKWMVIHALTRICADAQSVVDIYVNYDCDLSAANLFERLVNDLSKIAQGRQALELGASPNQEKSMRIRGLECLVSILKCMVEWSRDLYVNPSVPADQQFPSEPPDPPVEPPLPRYGSAGSLSSANSSLVGNKEIPDSPEQYEVQKQQKEVWETGIDIFNRKPSKGVQYLQEQGLLGNLSEDVARWLHMDERLDKTAIGDFLGDHNHNQVMYSYIDQMNFADRDLVTALRYFLEGFRLPGEAQKIDRLMEKFASRYCECNPNNGLFTSADTAYVLGFSIIMLTTDLHSPQVKNKMTKEQYIKLNRRISDNEDLPEEYLSKIYDEIAGNEIKMKSNPNRPGKQVISSEKKRRLLWNMEMEVISTAAKNLMESVSHVQAPFTTAKHLEHVRPMFKIAWTPFLAAFSVGLQDCDDPEIASLCLDGIRCAIRIACIFHMTLERDAYVQALARFTLLTANSPITEMKAKNIDTIKTLITVAHTDGNYLGSSWLDVVKCISQLELAQLIGTGVRPQLLGPPSKPHFPAPLVNFNLTHNNSHQNNNLNLSSLDPSVKESIGETSSQSVVVAVDRIFTGSTRLDGDAIVEFVKALCQVSLEELSHPTQPRMFSLTKIVEISYYNMGRIRLQWSRIWQVIGDHFDRVGCSPRQDIAFFAVDSLRQLATKFIEKGEFANFRFQKDFLRPFEHIMKKNRSPVIRDMVVRCVAQIVHSQAPNIRSGWKNIFSVFHHAASDRDEAVVELAFSMTGKIINELYAEDFSIMVDSFQDAVKCLSEFACNASFPETSMEAIRLIRSCASYIDANPNLFAEGMMDDSGMVSEEDRAWVRGWFPLLFELSCIVSRCKLDVRTRALTVLFDVVKTHGASFKPHWWKDLFQVLFRIFDNMKLPEQHTEKAEWMTTTCNHALYAIVDVFSQFYDILGPLLLEQLYSQLLWCVQQDNEQLARSGTNCLENLVISNGIKFDEQTWEKTCSCVLDIFQSTLPSALLTWKPQSPNKESDLDVITGEADSHIGILKRSNSSQSLTNGETVKNKIFSALLIKCVVQLELIQTIDNIVFYPATSRKEDQENLALAQADMFNGKSSELGARAGADQQKEEQGMYCALTTMHLLQLVECLLKSHRFAKSFNSNHEQWNVLWKAGFRDNIKPNLLKQETQSLACALRILFKMYSDEAHRVDWSKVETRLVEVACEALQYFLTLSTEAHRDAWTPILLLLLTRILKMNDNRFAVHASSCYPLLCEVMCFDLKPELRSVLRRFFLRIGPVFRITQQ, from the exons ATGCGAGATAACTCTAAAGAAATGTTCATTATCAGAGCTTTGGAAAAGATCCTGGCTGACCGGGATGTCAAACGGTCGCACCTTTCTCAACTTAGAAAATCCTGTGAAACTGCACTTG ataacTTACGAAATGAGATCAAAGAAGGCTCTAATACTCAGGTCTCAACTGCTTTGCCACAACCACGCAGCGATTCATATGTTATTTctgcagaaaaatattttctgccATTTGAATTGGCTTGTCAGAGCAAGTCACCAAGAATTGTGGTTACTGCTCTAGATtgtttgcaaaaattaattgcatatGGACATCTTACAGGAAATATACCTGATTCTACAGagccaaataaattattgattgttCGCATTGTTGAGACAATATGCGGATGTTTCATGGGGCCACAAACAGATGAAGGAGTTCAATTGCAGATTATAAAAGCTCTTCTTACAGTAATGACCAGTCAACATGTAGAAGTTCATGAAGGTACTGTTTTGCTTACTATACGTACAGTGTATAGTGTTTACTTGGCTTCAAGGAATCTAGTAAATCAAACTACTGCTCGAGCTACACTCACTCAAatgattaatgttatttttgcaCGTATGGAAACACAGGCA GAGGAAGAAATAGTTCGAACTGAAGTAGAATCTGAAACAAGCAATATGAATTCTACTAATTGTAATTCCGGTGGTGATATTGAAACTGAAACAGTGAATCATGAAGAATCATCTATAGAGAATAATCAAGAACCACAATTGATAGTTCGAGGAATTCTGGAAGATGTCGTAAACTCCATTATTCCTGAAGATTCAACAAATACAACTATAATAACATCAGAAGAAACCAGTTTAGATCAAGTGCCTATAGACGAAAATTCTGATGAAGCTGTTGCAGAGAATGACAATATGGTTCGGGCAAAATTCACGCATGTATTGCAAAAAGATGCTTTTTTGGTTTTTAGAGCTCTTTGCAAACTTTCAATGAAACCACTTCCTGATGGCACTCCAGATCCCAa GTCTCATCAATTAAGATCAAAGATTCTTTCCTTACAATTGCTTCTTGGTATACTACAAAATGCTGGGCCAGTATTGCGTTCTAATGAAATGTTTGTTATAGCCATAAAACAATATCTCTGTGTGGCATTGTCGAAAAACGGTGTCTCTTCTGTTCCTGAAGTATTTGAGTTATCTCTGGCATTGTTCCTTGCACTACTGGCTCGTTTCAAAGTGCACTTAAAGATGCAAatagaagttttttttaaagaaattttcatgaaCATTCTCGAGACTTCCAGTAGTTCCTTTGAACACAAATGGATGGTAATTCATGCTTTGACTCGCATTTGTGCGGACGCACAGAGTGttgtagatatatatgtaaactATGATTGCGATTTGTCAGCTGCGAATCTATTTGAAag ACTTGTGAATGACTTATCAAAGATTGCACAGGGTAGACAAGCTCTAGAATTAGGTGCTTCACCTAATCAGGAGAAATCAATGCGGATCAGGGGTCTTGAATGCTtggtatcaattttaaaatgtatggTCGAATGGAGCAGAGATTTGTATGTGAATCCTAGTGTTCCAGCTGATCAACAATTTCCATCTGAGCCTCCTGATCCTCCAGTGGAACCTCCACTTCCTCGTTATGGAAGTGCTGGCAGTCTCTCTTCAGCAAATTCTAGTTTAGTAGGTAATAAAGAGATCCCAGATTCTCCTGAGCAATATGAAGTGCAAAAACAACAAAAAGAAGTCTGGGAGACTGGAATTGACAT ttttaatcgAAAGCCAAGTAAAGGAGTACAATATCTTCAAGAACAAGGTCTCTTAGGTAATTTATCTGAAGATGTTGCTCGTTGGCTTCATATGGACGAACGTCTTGATAAGACCGCGATCGGCGACTTTCTTGGCgatcataatcataatcagGTAATGTACAGTTATATTGATCAAATGAATTTTGCCGATCGCGATTTAGTTACAGCCCTCAGATATTTTCTCGAGGGTTTCCGATTACCTGGTGAAGCGCAGAAGATTGATCGCTTAATGGAAAAGTTTGCTAGCAGATATTGCGAATGTAATCCAAA taatggATTATTTACAAGCGCGGATACTGCATATGTATTgggtttttcaattattatgcTAACTACCGATCTTCATTCACctcaagtaaaaaataaaatgacaaaAGAACAATACATAAAACTAAATCGACGTATTAGTGACAATGAAGATTTGCCtgaagaatatttatcgaaaatttatgatGAGATTGCgggtaatgaaattaaaatgaaatccaATCCTAATCGACCTGGTAAACAAG taatatCTAGCGAAAAGAAGCGACGACTTCTATGGAATATGGAAATGGAAGTAATTTCAACAGCAGccaaaaatttaatggaatctGTTAGTCATGTCCAAGCACCATTCACTACGGCTAAACACTTAGAACATGTTCGACCGATGTTCAAAATTGCATGGACGCCATTTTTAGCTGCATTCAGTGTTGGCCTTCAAGACTGTGATGATCCAGAAATTGCCTCCCTTTGTCTAGATGGTATTAGATGTGCAATACGCATCGCTTGCATATTTCATATGacg ttAGAACGGGACGCATATGTGCAAGCTTTAGCACGGTTCACCTTATTGACTGCAAATTCACCAATCACTGAAATGAAAGCAAAGAATATTGAcacaattaaaactttaattactGTTGCTCACACTGATGGCAATTATCTTGGTAGTTCTTGGTTGGATGTTGTAAAGTGCATCTCTCAACTTGAGCTTGCTCAATTGATTGGCACTGGAGTTAGACCACAGCTTCTTGGTCCTCCTTCAAAACCACATTTCCCAGCACCATTagtgaatttcaatttaacacACAATAATTCTcaccaaaataataatttgaatctcAGTTCGTTAGATC ccaGTGTAAAAGAATCTATAGGTGAAACAAGCTCTCAAAGTGTGGTAGTTGCTGTTGATCGAATATTTACTGGTTCTACTAGATTAGATGGTGATGCTATTGTAGAATTTGTAAAAGCTCTCTGTCAAGTTTCTTTAGAAGAATTATCTCATCCAACACAACCAAGGATGTTTTCTCTAACCAAGATTGTAGAGATTTCTTATTACAATATGGGACGTATTAGACTCCAGTGGTCTAGAATTTGGCAAGTGATAGGAGATCATTTTGATAGGGTTGGCTGTAGTCCTCGTCAGGATATTGCCTTCTTTGCAGTTGATTCTTTAAGACAACTTGCAAccaaattcattgaaaaaggAGAATTCGCTAATTTCCGATTTCAAAAGGATTTTCTTAGGCCATTTGAGCATATTATGAAGAAGAACCGTTCCCCGGTAATACGGGATATGGTAGTTCGTTGTGTTGCACAAATTGTGCATTCACAGGCTCCTAACATTCGATcgggatggaaaaatatattcagtgTATTTCATCATGCAGCTAGTGATAGAGATGAAGCTGTAGTGGAGCTTGCGTTTTCTATGActggaaaaattataa atgAGTTATATGCTGAAGACTTTAGTATTATGGTTGATTCTTTCCAAGATGCTGTAAAGTGCCTCAGTGAATTTGCTTGTAATGCTTCCTTTCCAGAAACAAGCATGGAAGCTATAAGATTGATACGTTCTTGTGCATCATATATTGATGCCAATCCGAATCTCTTTGCAGAGGGCATGATGGATGATAGTGGCATGGTATCCGAAGAAGACAGAGCTTGG gtTAGAGGGTGGTTCCCattgttatttgaattatcatgTATAGTAAGCAGATGTAAATTAGACGTTCGAACACGTGCATTAACTGTTCTTTTCGATGTTGTGAAAACACATGGAGCTTCTTTCAAACCTCATTGGTGGAAAGATCTATTCCAAGTTTTATTTAGAATCTTTGATAATATGAAACTTCCTGAGCAGCATACAGAg AAAGCAGAATGGATGACAACAACGTGCAATCACGCTCTATATGCAATCGTCGAtgtattttcacaattttacgatattttggGACCTCTTCTCCTAGAGCAGTTATATTCTCAGCTACTTTGGTGTGTACAACAAGACAATGAACAGCTGGCACGTTCTGGAACCAACTGCTTAGAAAATTTAGTGATTAGCAATGGTATAAAGTTTGATGAACAAACGTGGGAAAAAACTTGCAGTTGTGTTCTGGACATTTTTCAAAGTACTCTGCCATCTGCTTTACTCACCTGGAAACCCCAATCACCTAATAAAGAATCTGACTTAGATGTAATCACAGGAGAAGCAGATAGTCATATAGGAATCCTTAAAAGAAGTAACAGTTCTCAAAGTTTAACAAATGGCGAGACTgtaaagaacaaaattttttccgcattattaataaagtgtGTCGtgcaattagaattaattcagACTATAGACAACATTGTATTTTATCCAGCCACATCGCGGAAAGAGGATCAAGAGAACTTAGCGTTAGCACAAGCAGATATGTTTAATGGAAAGTCTTCTGAATTGGGTGCAAGGGCTGGTGCAGATCAACAAAAGGAGGAACAGGGCATGTATTGTGCTCTGACTACAATGCACTTATTACAATTAGTTGAATGTTTATTGAAGTCCCATAGATTTGCAAAGAGCTTTAATTCTAATCATGAGCAATGGAATGTGTTATGGAAGGCTGGTTTCCGGGATAATATCAAACCGAATTTGCTTAAACAAGAAACACAATCTTTAGCATGTGCATTAAGAATTCTCTTCAAAATGTATAGTGACGAAGCTCATAGAGTTGATTGGAGCAAAGTGGAAACAAGACTCGTCGAGGTAGCCTGTGAAGCATTACAATATTTCTTGACACTTTCTACTGAAGCTCATAGAGATGCCTGGACTCCAATACTTTTGTTACTTCTGACAAGGATCTTAAAGATGAATGACAATCGATTTGCTGTTCATGCATCCAGCTGTTATCCCTTACTTTGTGAAGTTATGTGCTTTGATCTCAAACCAGAATTAAGGTCTGTGCTCCGAAGATTTTTCTTAAGAATTGGTCCAGTATTCAGGATCACACAGcagtaa